The Pseudoalteromonas carrageenovora IAM 12662 DNA window GTTAGTGTATTAAATAGCTCTTCAAAGCCTTTAAAAACACCAAATGCTACATTAAAACGGCCTTCTTCAATTAGGCGCTTTACATCGCGTGCTTTACGTTTTGCTTGGCTTTGATTTTTCTCAAGTGGCTTAGTTAACTCACTCATAGCAGCTAAAAATTGCTTTTTGTTAGCATTTAGCTGTGTTTTAAAGTTTTGTGCAAGTGACCCATCAAGTGTATTCAAATGGCTGCGAGCAGCTTTAAACGCGATATTAAAGGTATTTAAAGAGTCATCGTAATCACTTAATTGCTCAGCCGGCTGTATGTCACACAGTACCGCATAGGCTAATTTATACTCTTTAATTGCACTTGTAAGCTCTGGTAGCTTAGCAACTTGAATAAATAATTTTTCTAGCTTATTAATTACTTGTTTAGATTGCTCGTTATTAGCAAGTTGTGAATCGCTTAGCGATTGCTTAGCTTGAGCTACTTTTGCATCTAACCAATCTTGTTGAATTTGCTCAGGCGTTTCTAGTCCGAGCTGTAATGCATTTTCAATCTCTTCACTTAAAGCCTCAAGAGTAGCAAGCGCAAGTAACTGACGTTGTTGTAAAGCTAGTTTTTCTTGCTCTTTAGCATGTTGCTCTTTAAGTACTGCAATATGTGCATCAAGCTTGTCGGTAATAGTAATGTACTTAGCATCAAGTGTTTTAACATGATCGGCACTTAACCATTTAAGCTCTAGAGCTTGCCACTGCGCCATTAAATCACTCGATTGAGGATTAACGATTGCGTAGTCTGTTTTATCACGAAGTGCATTTAACTTCGCTAAAATTACACGTGTAGAAGCCTCTACTTGCGCTGGCATTTCTATTGCCAAACGTTCATTTTCTATATGTGTTTCTAAGCTCTGCTTAGCGCTGCCTTTAGCGTGTTTTAATAAAGGCTTTGTAAGTTGATGCGTAATAACAAGCTCTACTAAATGAGCTTGTAACTCTTCGCTGCCTTCTTTAAAGGCTTTTTCGATAAGTTTAGGGTTAGCCAAACGCTTTAAAAGCTTAACGCGTACTTGAAGCTCTTTTTCAGCAAATGCTAGTTTTTCAAGTGTTTTAACTGGCGCAAAACGCTCAATGTATTCAGTTTTAATATGTGAAGACAGTGCGCTTTCGTCGCTTAATACTGCATTAGAGATTTGTTGTTCAGCAACATCTTTTAGCGCTTGATCTTGTTTATATGCTTTCCACCACAGCGCTAAGTCGTTCACTTTTTGCAGTGCTTTACGACGAATTTCAGCCGAATTATCTTCAAGGGCTAGTGTATTTAAAATTGTAGCATCGCGCTGTACATCTAGGTTTTCAATTGCTTCTAGACGAACTTGCTGTTTTGGGTGTTTCCATTTTGGTGTAAAAAGGTGTTTAAAGATCATGTTCACTAAACCTAGCTATTTCGTTGTCTGATTTAAATTCTTTTTGTAGTTGTGCTTTTGTTTTTTGGATCATTTCGCCATTTGCACCAATGGTAAACTGCTCGTTTGATTGAGCCACTTTAGCTTGGTACAGCATAACTAATTGCACAGTTTGTTGCTTTTGCTCGTCTGATAACACCGTGCCATCAGGCCACTTACCTGTTGCAGCACCGTACTGTAAGCGTTCAAATAATTCGGGAGTAATGTTTTGTACAAGATTGTCGATATTCATGTCATTTTTTCTTTTTTAGAGATACTAAAATAATACGATTGATAAGGTACCAAATACACCCTACTCCAATTGCGATTGTGTAGGCGTACCACTGCAGGGATTCTTCTTGCGGTTGTAAAAAGTATAAACAGAAAAAGCCACCTAAAAATAAGATTAGCGCCAAAAAAGAGTGATTCATAAACATCTGGCGTTTTTTAATCCGCTGCTCACGTTGCAGCTGCAAAACTTGCTCGTCGTTAAGCTCTGAAATATTACTACCGCAATGCGGACACTGCTTATGTTTGTCTGAAATTGATTTTGCACATTTGGGGCAACGAGTAATCGCCATACATCTCTCCATACTACGCATAAAAAAAGCGCCTTGCGGCGCCTTTTATTGTACGTGTTTTATTTCTCGTTGTCTTTTTTGAATTTAACCCAGTAGTCATCTACTGACTGTTTCATCTCTTTGCGCAGCAACATGATGCCAAATAAGTTAGGAAGAGTCATAACGACGATGGCCACGGCCGCCAATTTCCATACTAAAGTGGTATCGGCAAACGAT harbors:
- a CDS encoding DUF349 domain-containing protein — protein: MIFKHLFTPKWKHPKQQVRLEAIENLDVQRDATILNTLALEDNSAEIRRKALQKVNDLALWWKAYKQDQALKDVAEQQISNAVLSDESALSSHIKTEYIERFAPVKTLEKLAFAEKELQVRVKLLKRLANPKLIEKAFKEGSEELQAHLVELVITHQLTKPLLKHAKGSAKQSLETHIENERLAIEMPAQVEASTRVILAKLNALRDKTDYAIVNPQSSDLMAQWQALELKWLSADHVKTLDAKYITITDKLDAHIAVLKEQHAKEQEKLALQQRQLLALATLEALSEEIENALQLGLETPEQIQQDWLDAKVAQAKQSLSDSQLANNEQSKQVINKLEKLFIQVAKLPELTSAIKEYKLAYAVLCDIQPAEQLSDYDDSLNTFNIAFKAARSHLNTLDGSLAQNFKTQLNANKKQFLAAMSELTKPLEKNQSQAKRKARDVKRLIEEGRFNVAFGVFKGFEELFNTLTAHYQQPLVNIKAELEAQLADAKDWQKYAAAPKREALLEEVTALVGEECTDPQQRADQVKTLRKRWNELGRLDTEQEKQQGEQFDDKIEQLFAPCRSYFAEQEVAREAAKTQRETIIADMSALLSEPCTDDGFDWKQYESQYNRLNKAWRSVGKVDPKTYRVLNDRYKKEQQQVLATLNAFHKANAAQKNELVEKAQQLSQSDDLASACQELKQLQQQWQTIGFAGLKAENALWQKFRQFNDDTFTKRSSEFEEQKLAQNESDKQAAVELTELEDALDNVNQKAQLHDLETKVKGYAQYKSLTGKVNSLLEAIEHKLALLNSQAEQANLDALFSAIENNDVLPSQYQTSLITSLSREQLLTRMEILANVSSENASLRMAEQVAMLDDKHRGEHADLNYYLKQLLALSKGSVEPETLAKIKTIFTA
- a CDS encoding YeaC family protein, whose product is MNIDNLVQNITPELFERLQYGAATGKWPDGTVLSDEQKQQTVQLVMLYQAKVAQSNEQFTIGANGEMIQKTKAQLQKEFKSDNEIARFSEHDL
- a CDS encoding zinc-ribbon domain-containing protein translates to MAITRCPKCAKSISDKHKQCPHCGSNISELNDEQVLQLQREQRIKKRQMFMNHSFLALILFLGGFFCLYFLQPQEESLQWYAYTIAIGVGCIWYLINRIILVSLKKKK